Proteins from a genomic interval of Phlebotomus papatasi isolate M1 chromosome 3, Ppap_2.1, whole genome shotgun sequence:
- the LOC129807387 gene encoding transcriptional protein SWT1, with the protein MEWSDASAESTKLQQNLKPVNESRRERFFLGHASTRVSPRKSKTPAQDRLRRLQQSLQEDVKKSPEATDVAMKSPSRPANSQGMTNVAVKTPPRPANSQGTTHVTVKSPPRPVSSVQNRLKVAQGKLPPSQATKRKAQDEMTEVPEKKRHVMDSPRAATKRPKLRARRSYSARLKNTQAAETSNWVNPLRVRSAPECTRTLAEDSVSPPKKAKPQQNVIQEETPTAISKEKSSCASGSSESLPENGEQKKESSKTFFVVVDTNVFCHNLIFLSNILNMNFASSGYATLVIPYIVLQELDNIKHNSAELEVSSNKAIQFINEKLQKRHPQVRGQSAINENNLLINALNPDDSIINCCLQIKGTTDKVILLSNDINLRNKAICNQINAFKPKDLREDVPIEFL; encoded by the coding sequence ATGGAGTGGTCTGACGCATCGGCAGAATCTACAAAACTTCAGCAAAATTTGAAGCCAGTGAATGAATCCAGGAGGGAACGCTTCTTCCTTGGCCATGCGTCGACGAGAGTGTCTCCAAGAAAATCAAAAACTCCTGCCCAGGATAGACTCAGACGTCTGCAGCAAAGTCTGCAGGAAGATGTAAAGAAGTCTCCGGAGGCGACCGATGTGGCTATGAAATCTCCTTCACGACCTGCAAATTCCCAAGGGATGACCAATGTGGCTGTAAAAACGCCTCCCCGTCCTGCGAATTCTCAAGGGACGACACATGTGACTGTAAAATCTCCTCCACGACCTGTGAGTTCTGTCCAGAATCGCCTCAAAGTGGCCCAGGGCAAGCTTCCACCGTCTCAGGCGACAAAAAGAAAGGCTCAAGATGAGATGACGGAAGTTCCTGAGAAAAAACGACATGTGATGGATTCACCTCGTGCAGCTACGAAGAGGCCCAAACTCCGTGCCAGGCGTTCCTATTCAGCGAGACTGAAAAATACTCAGGCTGCAGAAACATCCAACTGGGTGAATCCTTTAAGAGTGAGATCAGCTCCAGAGTGTACCAGAACCTTGGCTGAGGATTCCGTTTCGCCGCCAAAAAAAGCAAAGCCACAACAAAATGTGATTCAAGAGGAAACGCCTACTGCAATCTCCAAAGAGAAATCCTCATGTGCATCCGGAAGCAGCGAAAGTCTCCCTGAGAATGGCGAGCAAAAGAAGGAATCGTCAAAGACATTCTTCGTGGTTGTGGATACCAATGTCTTCTGTCACAATCTCATCTTCCTGTCCAATATCCTCAATATGAATTTCGCTTCATCGGGCTATGCCACCCTCGTGATACCTTACATTGTCCTCCAGGAACTGGACAATATCAAACACAATAGTGCTGAATTGGAGGTAAGCTCCAACAAAGCCATCCAATTCATCAATGAGAAGCTGCAGAAAAGGCATCCTCAAGTCCGTGGACAGAGTGCAATCAATGAGAACAATCTCCTCATAAATGCCCTCAATCCGGACGATTCCATCATCAATTGTTGCCTCCAGATCAAAGGGACAACTGACAAAGTCATTTTGCTGTCCAATGACATTAATCTGCGCAATAAGGCCATCTGCAACCAAATCAATGCGTTTAAGCCAAAGGATCTCCGGGAAGATGTTCCCATTGAATTTCTCTGA
- the LOC129807391 gene encoding sugar transporter SWEET1, producing the protein MDAISEFLQPYKGIVSAAAGFATIAQFFSGAFVCNDIRKAGSAEKFPFLPFIGGTVFGVLGLQYGVILRDETMIPVNLVGLALNIMYVCFFYLYTPPHLKNNIWFQTGIGGACSAAVVAYVQWEDEDLVETRFGLILTALMVYLVSAPLLDLGTIVRNKSVEGLPFAIILSGTVVSFLWLLHGFIIHNAIMVMQNLFFFVLSAFQLSLFAIYPSKPPQSNAANPQVAKKQQDNNL; encoded by the exons atggATGCAATATCGGAATTTCTGCAGCCCTATAAGGGTATTGTGAGTGCAGCGGCAGGATTTGCCACGATTGCGCAGTTCTTCAGTGGTGCTTTTGTCTGCAATGATATCCGGAAGGCGGGAAGTGCCGAGAAATTCCCCTTCTTGCCCTTCATCGGCGGTACAGTGTT TGGAGTACTTGGCCTTCAGTACGGAGTCATCTTGCGCGATGAAACGATGATTCCGGTGAATTTAGTCGGGCTGGCCTTGAACATAATGTACGTGTGCTTCTTCTATTTGTACACCCCACCCCACCTCAAGAACAACATTTGGTTCCAAACGGGCATCGGTGGAGCCTGTTCGGCTGCTGTTGTGGCTTATGTCCAGTGGGAGGATGAAGATTTGGTGGAGACGAGATTTGGCCTAATCCTCACCGCTCTAATGGTGTACCTAGTCTCTGCTCCCCTTCTCGATTTGGGCACAATTGTCCGCAATAAGAGTGTGGAGGGATTACCCTTTGCCATCATCTTGTCCGGTACAGTTGTGTCCTTCCTGTGGCTCCTCCATGGTTTCATCATTCACAATGCCATCATGGTGATGCAAAATCTATTCTTCTTCGTTCTCAGCGCCTTCCAACTCTCCCTCTTTGCCATCTACCCCTCAAAACCGCCACAATCCAACGCGGCCAATCCCCAAGTGGCCAAGAAACAACA GGACAATAACTTGTGA